From one Streptomyces spiramyceticus genomic stretch:
- a CDS encoding sensor histidine kinase translates to MTLLYGGLFLISGAALLAIAYLLVRYSVLGDPPMDSSSDFATPPPDNGGIKPPQNPENPEGPVDSPQDQSVAIDMLSAQAQKALARQRSLVMHQLLVNSGIALALMSVISIALGWIVAGRILRPLRTITAAARDISATSLHQRLALDGPGDELKELGDTFDGLLSRLESSFQTQRQFVANASHELRTPLARQRALGQVALSDPEATVESLRAAHERILAAGAQQERLIEALLTLTRSHVGIEVRQPFDLAQLTHEVVDPRKAEAAFRTVKIRSSVSAAVAAGHRPLAERLVVNLVDNAIRHNTPHGEVEVTTRTEGGHAVLTVANTGPVVPPDAIDRLFQPFQRLGTNRTGGRSEGLGLGLSIVQAIATAHDATVTTTAGARGGLIITVTFPAVSNHAPLTRHRPEQATTARR, encoded by the coding sequence ATGACCCTCCTGTACGGGGGGTTGTTTCTCATTTCAGGCGCCGCCCTGCTGGCGATCGCCTATCTGCTTGTGCGGTACTCCGTGCTGGGCGATCCCCCCATGGATTCCAGCTCCGACTTCGCCACTCCGCCACCCGACAATGGCGGTATCAAGCCGCCCCAGAACCCCGAGAACCCAGAGGGGCCTGTCGATTCGCCGCAGGACCAGTCGGTAGCCATCGACATGCTCTCGGCCCAGGCGCAGAAAGCTCTTGCCCGTCAGCGGTCCCTCGTCATGCACCAGTTGCTCGTCAATTCCGGGATCGCGCTCGCTCTCATGTCGGTGATCTCGATCGCGCTGGGCTGGATCGTCGCCGGCCGCATTCTGCGCCCGCTACGGACGATCACGGCCGCCGCACGGGACATCTCGGCGACAAGCCTGCACCAACGCCTGGCGCTCGACGGCCCCGGCGACGAGCTCAAAGAGCTCGGCGACACCTTCGACGGCCTCTTGAGCAGGCTCGAAAGCTCCTTCCAGACCCAGCGCCAGTTCGTGGCCAACGCGTCCCACGAACTGCGCACTCCGCTGGCCCGCCAGCGGGCGCTGGGCCAGGTCGCACTGTCGGACCCCGAGGCGACGGTGGAGTCCTTGCGGGCGGCGCACGAACGGATCCTCGCCGCGGGCGCCCAGCAGGAACGGCTCATCGAGGCACTGCTCACCCTGACCCGCAGCCACGTGGGCATCGAAGTCCGCCAGCCCTTCGACCTGGCACAGCTCACCCACGAGGTCGTCGACCCACGGAAGGCCGAGGCGGCCTTCCGGACGGTGAAGATCCGGTCGTCGGTCTCCGCGGCCGTGGCGGCGGGCCACCGGCCCCTCGCCGAACGCCTCGTCGTCAATCTCGTGGACAACGCCATCCGGCACAACACGCCGCACGGTGAGGTGGAGGTCACGACCCGGACCGAGGGCGGTCACGCCGTCCTCACGGTCGCCAACACCGGTCCCGTCGTGCCGCCGGACGCCATCGACCGGCTCTTCCAGCCGTTCCAGCGGCTCGGCACGAACCGTACCGGCGGCCGTAGCGAGGGACTGGGTCTCGGCCTGTCCATCGTGCAGGCCATCGCCACCGCCCACGACGCCACCGTCACCACCACAGCGGGGGCCAGGGGCGGCCTGATCATCACCGTCACCTTCCCCGCCGTGAGCAACCATGCCCCGCTCACTCGGCACCGTCCGGAGCAGGCCACCACCGCACGACGGTAA